TATGAAGTCTCGCGTACAGATAAAGGACATGCTTTATAGTGTATCGGCACAGTAAGATTGCATAGAATGATTGGCTCACAGGTTGCTAATATGGAGGGGGAATAATATATGGCTCTCGTATGTCGCATACTGCATTTGTCGGATTTGCACTACGGAGTTCTAAACAAGAAATTCAAACATAGATTCCGAAATTTTGAATTTGTCCGCAAATGTGCCAAAGCCGTAAATGATTATTGCAATAAATCAGAAGAACAAAAAGTCCCGCTTTATATAGTAATCACAGGGGATCTTGTTTGCAAAGGCGAAATAAAAAAACAACACACAAGAGCACGCGAGAACTTATCAAAACTTTATACGGCATTGGAGAAAAAATATCCGGTCGATATATTTCTTGTGCCAGGTAATCATGACGTTAATCGTAAGGCTGTAGAAGAAGGACAGGATCCATTGGCTTATTATGTCACGGAGGTAAATAACCATTTTTGCCGAACGAAGATTGAGCGCGAACTTACTACCAAGTTTGGACTAAAGAACTTTCGCAAAGAAAGAGGCCAGAAATGGATACACACGGTAAAACCGAGAAGAGACTTAAATTTAGATTCAGACTTGGCATTCATAACATTTTATTCGCCGATAACTGATAAGAAACTACTGAAAAATCCATATACTGGTTCTTTATTGGATGGCGAAGACTGCTGGCTTTACGACCGTGGACTCATAGACAATGGCCAATGGAAGGATGTCAAAAGAGAGATCAAGAAACTCGGAAATAATAAAAATCTACTTAAAATTGCTATTTGTCATCATAATCCTTTGCCACTACGCAGGTATTATAAGAAGCCAAGAACTGCCAATGAATATACAGAAATAGATGCTTTCTCTAATCCTGAAGTAAATTTACTTGCCAATGGTCCGGAGCTTCTCACTCTTTTGACCGAGCAAGGTGTTAACTTGCTGCTTCATGGTCATCGACATCAAGACGCAATTGCCGAGTCCTTTCCTAAGAAAAAACTCGTTATAATAGGGGCACCCAGCGCAGGCCTATCGGATGAAGGATTAATGGAAAAGCTTGGTAAAAATAATACTGAGCTTACACCCCCAAAATGGCAGGGCTTTAACGTGCTTGATATTTACAAAAACGAGCTAGGATTTTCGATCAACGTGAATACATTTAGCTTCGATGGGAATGAAAAAAAGTATATATTAGCCGAAGGGAAAGATTCTAATGAAACCAAATTAATACCACTCTACTCAGAACCGATCTTTCCATTTGAGCCATTAAGTGAATCTGAAGGCGTAAAAAGTGCGATAGAACATTTGACCCAATCAAAACACGGTACAACCAGTCTGCATTACACTTATGAGGCCGTTTGGGACGACAAACCAGTATCTAGAAAAAGCGACCAATTGAAAATTACGCTATCTTCTAAAAATACTCCCTTGTATCATCTTTTGAAAGGGATAAAAAACAACGGGGAAATCGCAACACATTTCACTAAGTACTTGGCAGGCAAGAATGGCTTCACTCAAGACCGCATTGAGGAACTTAGATACCAAGTTACTGAATCAATAGTGCGTGGATTTATTGTGCCGGCTCTAAAGAGCGATATTCAGGATGAAAATAATAAGGGATCTATTACATGGAATCACTTGACAGCCAATCCTGAGGCTCCTGAAAAGAATCTTTTCTACAAGGCCTTAATTGAAATTGGCAAAAAGGGTGATCGCAATGCTATCTACGCCTTAGAGTTGATGAAATTATTAGACAATAAGAATTATATTTTAAGACGATGTGTATATTTCTGGCCAATTTCAGAAGACAGGCGAAAGGGAGGTGTAACGTTAGATAACCTTCGCCAGTTCACCGCAAAGAAATTTCTGTGGCTTCTTAATACACTTCTCGCATACCGAGGCCTTGAAAATGCTCATATTGCATGGTTGCCCTTAGCCTTCGAAGGCTGTGACGGTCAGACGATTTTGTGTATGGAACCGCCCGATATGCGGCAGAAAACTACCCCCAGTGTATTACTTGGTTTTGGAGAAGATCTTGATGCGAAAAGAGAAGATCGTATTTCTGTCTATAAAGTTACTGCTGTACCTGGCAATAACGCTGTTGGCAACAAACTGGGAGAAAATCTTCGTGGTATGCTCACCCATATTGTGCATCCTCTTGCACGACGTCTAATGGAGGCATTCCCACTGATGAGAGAGGGCAAAATTTGTTGTCGTAATGTTCAGAATTTGATCCTTGTTTTTGGGTTGACCGATGACCTTAAGGGAGCTTTAAAAACTTTTAAGAGAGAAATAGAGACCTATGATTCCAGATTCAAAAGTAATGAGGAAGACGAAGAGGGAACTCTCGCTTTCAATAGCGAAGGGCGCAATAATTGGGCCATTCGACTCAAAGAACTCTATGAATGGAAATACTGGAATATCGAGAAGACTACAAATGACAGTGTTCTGCAAAAAGGACGCCCACCATGGAATGAGCATGATTATAAGTGGTTAAAAGAACGATTAGAAAACAGTGGTTATTAAAGTATCCCATAGCTGACTTCTTAATATCATTAAGAGTATGCGGAGTGTATTCAACATAGGAAATTTATTTTGATGAAATTCTAAACTATGATCCAACTCAACAATATCTCGAAATCGTTTCCTGTTACCGGTAAAGTACTCGAACGTTTTTCATTGCATGTGGAACAAGGAGCATTCCTTGTTTTGTATGGGCCAAGCGCTTCGGGTAAGTCTACGATTCTAAATCTTATAGCGGGACTCGACGCACCAGATAATGGCACTTTACTTTGGTTTGGCGCCAATGTGCCTCCCGGCATCGGTTACCAGTTCCAAAACTATGAATCAACTTTATTCCCTTGGCTAACCAATGCAGCGAACATTGAACTCCCATTGCGAGTGAACGGGACATTGAATGTTGTAGAACGTCAACAACGCGTCAATCAAACAGTTGAGCGGCTTCGTCTGCAAATACCTCTCAAGAGTCAGCCGTTTAAACTGAGTGGAGGCGGCAAACAGAAAATCGCCCTCGCGCGTGCTCTGGTATCGCACCCTCAGATTCTTCTATTAGATGAACCTTTCAATTCCCTTGACCTTAATGACAGGGAATTCATGCATCAAGAGATTGTTCGTATTTGGCGAGAGTTTGGATTGACGATTATCTTTGTCACGCATGATCTTGATGAGGCATTAATTGTCGGCCAGAAATTAGTAATAATAGGGGGAAAACCAGCACAAATTATCGGAGAGCCTTTTCCGATTAACATGCCCTATCCACGTGATGCAAAAGTCAAGATGTCTGAAGACTATTTCCGCCTTCGCGTCAAGGCATTAGAACTATTTGAGCGTGCCAAAAATGGATAAGATTCAGTCGCAATATTTCGGAATCAGGAGTTGGAGATGGCTCATCGGCCCAGCTGTTCTTGTATTTATATGGTGGTTAATCACGGCGGTTGGATTAGTTAAACCGATTTTTCTCCCTCCGCCAGCGCATGTTGTAAATGCGCTGTGGCATATGATGACTATTTCGGGTAGAGGGATAAGAAGCGATGTGGTGGCTACACTTAGCCGAGTACTTGTTGGGTTGGCAGTAGGCATCGGGATTGGCCTTCCCATAGGATTATTCTTGGGATACTTCAGTTGGCTGCACGATATTTGGGAATTACCGCTTGATTTTTTCCGGTCTACTCCCGTGACCGCACTTTTCCCATTTTTTCTATTGATCTTTGGAATCGGTGACACAGGTAAGATTGCGATAGCTTCCTGGGCGGTTGCGCTGATTATTGTTATCAACACCATCTATGGTGTGAGGTCATGTAGCAGCGTTCGGTCACGGTATCTAAAAAGCATCGGTGCCAACTCATATCAGACGATTGTCTGGCAACTTATCCCGGAGGCCCTGCCTCACATAATCGGCGGGGTCCGGATTGCAATATCGCAGGCATTCATAGTAGTTGTTGTTACGGAAATGTTTTACGGGAGTGACAAAGGGTTAGGCTATCAGCTCTATTCAGCCGCTCTTATGTACCGAAGCGATGAAGTCATTGCATTAATTCTGATTTCGGGAATACTCGGCTATATAATCAATAAAATAGCTGAGAAGGCAGGTAAGAAAATTGTTTTCTGGCTGTAGTAAGGTGACCATCTCGTTGGATGGACTCGACATTCAAAAGCCGATAGCTCCTAGTCCAGAGGTGTTATTACGAATTGGCCTCGGACTAACAAGGGCGTGCAATCTTTCGTGTCTTTACTGCGTGACCGATGCAGGGATTGCGGGTTCAGAGATGACGATGCATGAATATGCTGACCTGCTGCAACAGGCGAGGGCACTGGGTGTAAGAACTGTAGCGCTTGTCGGTGAAGGTGAACCTCTGCTTTTTACGGCCCTCACTGAGTTATTGGATATCCTCCAGAACTTCAATATGAAGCCAATCCTATTTACGAATGGGCTCATGCTGAATGTGGACCTTGCGCATAGATTATGGGATGCAGGCGCCAGCGTGATCCTGAAAATGAATAGTCTTGATCCGCGTATTCACGATGACCTCGTGGGCTGCGTCGGTGCGCACCATGGTGCCATGCGCGCTCTTGATATTTTGTTAGCAGCAGGGTTTTCAGATTGTGAACCTACGCGACTTGGCATCCAGACAGTAATCGTCCCAAGCAATCTGAAAAATATTGAGGACCTATGGAGATTCTGTCGGCAAGGGAACTATTATCCCTATTTTGAGACACTCAGACGTTGCGGTCGAGCCGCGTCACGGCCCAGCTTGGTTGTTCCTAAAACAGGATTAGCGAAGTTGTTTTTGCGGTTACAGTCGATTGACCTGGAAGTTTTCGGTCTGACGTGGGATGCTCATCCGCCACACGTTGCACATACATGTCAGCAGCATTTCTATTCTTGCTATGTTCGAGCTGATGGCAGTGTAACCCCGTGCTCAGGCCTTTCTATTGTCCAAGGCAATGTCTGCGGTAGCTCACTTAGACACATTCTCAACCAACCTCTTTTTCAGCGCCTTCGCAAAATGCACGAGAACATTCAAGGAGCTTGTGCTATGTGTAGATTTGGGAAGGGATGTTACGGCTGCCGTGCAAATGCATGGGCAAGCAGCGGAGACGTCTTTGGGAATGATCCGGATTGTTGGGTGAATCAATGAAAATTCAGCTCATTAATCCCTGTATGAATTCTGATTATGAGGAGAATTCTCGCAATGGCGTTATTCATCCTCTTGGCTTATTGTCTGTGGCCGCCTATGTTAAGCAGTGCATACCATCTGTGGAAATTGAAGTTCTCGATGGGAGCATTATGTCCAGAGAGGAAATCAACGCTAGGATCGCTGGTGACATTGTCGGATGCACGACGGGAGTATTGAATTATGACCACACATTAGAGATTGCACGAATTGCAAGAGACGGTGGGGCAAAAATAGTATTTGGCGGTGCTCTGGCAAATGAGTTAGCGACTGCAATTCTGACTAACCGTCCGGAAGTTGATTGGGTAGTGAGAGGGGATGGTGAACATGCAATGGCTGCGCTGGTTATGGGCGTTGCTCCAGAGTCCATCCCGAATTTGGTATGGCGTGGAAGCTCGGGTATTGTGGTAAATGAAATGAAGCAAGTATTATTGGATGCTATTCCGATCGCTGATCGAGATCTATTAACTATCAGTCAATATTATGAAAACTATATAGGTATTAATGTGACTGGAAAGTTCCAGCATCCAATGAGTTTCTACAGTGGGAAGGGATGCAGTTATGCCACGACACATGGGCGCTGTGTGTTCTGTGCGCGCATGGACCGCGGATTCCGGTCACGAAAGCCTGAACTTGTATGGGCAGAATTGAAATATCTTGCGGACAAGTTTGGCGCAGACGCATTTTGGGATGTGGCGGACAGTGTCTTGAGTGATGAGGTCTGGATGCAACAGTTCGAGGCTCTAAAACCTTCAGATTTTTCTCCTCATTTCCTCATTTATGGAAGGGCGGACGCAGTTACTTCTGAGTCGGCGCAGAGATTGAGGCGGCTCAATTGTCATTTGGTCTTTATTGGTTTTGAGTCGGGAAGCGATGAAATCTTAAGCCGCGTTGGTTATGGTAAGACAATACGCCAAGCAAAAAAAGCTGCCCTACTTTTGGCAGATAATGGAATTCAGATCATGGCATCATTCGTTCTCGGACTTCCGGGTGAAACGCAGCGTAGCATTGAGCAAACCATAGAGTTTGCACACTGGCTCGGATCACTGGGTAATTTGGAAACAGTTTCTGGGTCAGTCATTATTCCATTGCCTGG
The Desulfovibrionales bacterium genome window above contains:
- a CDS encoding metallophosphoesterase; translated protein: MALVCRILHLSDLHYGVLNKKFKHRFRNFEFVRKCAKAVNDYCNKSEEQKVPLYIVITGDLVCKGEIKKQHTRARENLSKLYTALEKKYPVDIFLVPGNHDVNRKAVEEGQDPLAYYVTEVNNHFCRTKIERELTTKFGLKNFRKERGQKWIHTVKPRRDLNLDSDLAFITFYSPITDKKLLKNPYTGSLLDGEDCWLYDRGLIDNGQWKDVKREIKKLGNNKNLLKIAICHHNPLPLRRYYKKPRTANEYTEIDAFSNPEVNLLANGPELLTLLTEQGVNLLLHGHRHQDAIAESFPKKKLVIIGAPSAGLSDEGLMEKLGKNNTELTPPKWQGFNVLDIYKNELGFSINVNTFSFDGNEKKYILAEGKDSNETKLIPLYSEPIFPFEPLSESEGVKSAIEHLTQSKHGTTSLHYTYEAVWDDKPVSRKSDQLKITLSSKNTPLYHLLKGIKNNGEIATHFTKYLAGKNGFTQDRIEELRYQVTESIVRGFIVPALKSDIQDENNKGSITWNHLTANPEAPEKNLFYKALIEIGKKGDRNAIYALELMKLLDNKNYILRRCVYFWPISEDRRKGGVTLDNLRQFTAKKFLWLLNTLLAYRGLENAHIAWLPLAFEGCDGQTILCMEPPDMRQKTTPSVLLGFGEDLDAKREDRISVYKVTAVPGNNAVGNKLGENLRGMLTHIVHPLARRLMEAFPLMREGKICCRNVQNLILVFGLTDDLKGALKTFKREIETYDSRFKSNEEDEEGTLAFNSEGRNNWAIRLKELYEWKYWNIEKTTNDSVLQKGRPPWNEHDYKWLKERLENSGY
- a CDS encoding ABC transporter permease, translated to MDKIQSQYFGIRSWRWLIGPAVLVFIWWLITAVGLVKPIFLPPPAHVVNALWHMMTISGRGIRSDVVATLSRVLVGLAVGIGIGLPIGLFLGYFSWLHDIWELPLDFFRSTPVTALFPFFLLIFGIGDTGKIAIASWAVALIIVINTIYGVRSCSSVRSRYLKSIGANSYQTIVWQLIPEALPHIIGGVRIAISQAFIVVVVTEMFYGSDKGLGYQLYSAALMYRSDEVIALILISGILGYIINKIAEKAGKKIVFWL
- a CDS encoding radical SAM protein, with protein sequence MDGLDIQKPIAPSPEVLLRIGLGLTRACNLSCLYCVTDAGIAGSEMTMHEYADLLQQARALGVRTVALVGEGEPLLFTALTELLDILQNFNMKPILFTNGLMLNVDLAHRLWDAGASVILKMNSLDPRIHDDLVGCVGAHHGAMRALDILLAAGFSDCEPTRLGIQTVIVPSNLKNIEDLWRFCRQGNYYPYFETLRRCGRAASRPSLVVPKTGLAKLFLRLQSIDLEVFGLTWDAHPPHVAHTCQQHFYSCYVRADGSVTPCSGLSIVQGNVCGSSLRHILNQPLFQRLRKMHENIQGACAMCRFGKGCYGCRANAWASSGDVFGNDPDCWVNQ
- a CDS encoding ABC transporter ATP-binding protein, with the translated sequence MIQLNNISKSFPVTGKVLERFSLHVEQGAFLVLYGPSASGKSTILNLIAGLDAPDNGTLLWFGANVPPGIGYQFQNYESTLFPWLTNAANIELPLRVNGTLNVVERQQRVNQTVERLRLQIPLKSQPFKLSGGGKQKIALARALVSHPQILLLDEPFNSLDLNDREFMHQEIVRIWREFGLTIIFVTHDLDEALIVGQKLVIIGGKPAQIIGEPFPINMPYPRDAKVKMSEDYFRLRVKALELFERAKNG
- a CDS encoding radical SAM protein codes for the protein MKIQLINPCMNSDYEENSRNGVIHPLGLLSVAAYVKQCIPSVEIEVLDGSIMSREEINARIAGDIVGCTTGVLNYDHTLEIARIARDGGAKIVFGGALANELATAILTNRPEVDWVVRGDGEHAMAALVMGVAPESIPNLVWRGSSGIVVNEMKQVLLDAIPIADRDLLTISQYYENYIGINVTGKFQHPMSFYSGKGCSYATTHGRCVFCARMDRGFRSRKPELVWAELKYLADKFGADAFWDVADSVLSDEVWMQQFEALKPSDFSPHFLIYGRADAVTSESAQRLRRLNCHLVFIGFESGSDEILSRVGYGKTIRQAKKAALLLADNGIQIMASFVLGLPGETQRSIEQTIEFAHWLGSLGNLETVSGSVIIPLPGSQVFSLIRKVYPEKYRGKDYFDLEEARHDWLSSYTAISINNAYDALPRLLNAGKVGSSLGRPRVITQRQ